In one Sulfurihydrogenibium sp. genomic region, the following are encoded:
- the cas7i gene encoding type I-B CRISPR-associated protein Cas7/Cst2/DevR has translation MKGLTLTVIFEASSLNYGETVGNISELKKLTRDGEVYTYMSRQALRYEVFRKLRELYNVDADKEVPLSDEKGTIQFKPTANIKDYVEVDLFGYMKTDKGKGSLTRSAVVRFSPAISLSPMAFDVEFGANHDFAKRAKTDPNPFQFEVHSSLYTYTVAIDLDRVGVDPNDGLELDGTEKARRVNMVLDALKILDREIKGRTENLSPLFVIGGLYPVKNPFFLGRIKVNYDRNQRKYSLNTKEIESVLGLKLNGNSVKDYTSCGLVEGFWANEDHIIQNLNGKTISDFFEELKSKVNQHYNVRRET, from the coding sequence ATGAAAGGTTTAACTTTAACAGTAATCTTTGAAGCTTCAAGCTTAAACTATGGTGAAACTGTCGGGAACATTTCAGAGCTAAAAAAACTTACAAGAGATGGCGAAGTATACACCTACATGTCAAGACAGGCTTTAAGGTACGAAGTTTTCAGAAAATTAAGAGAGCTTTACAACGTAGATGCTGATAAAGAAGTTCCGTTATCAGATGAAAAAGGAACAATCCAGTTTAAACCAACCGCAAACATAAAAGATTATGTAGAAGTTGACCTATTTGGTTACATGAAAACTGATAAAGGTAAGGGTTCTTTGACAAGGTCAGCGGTTGTTAGATTTTCTCCTGCTATATCATTATCTCCAATGGCTTTTGATGTAGAGTTTGGAGCTAATCATGACTTTGCAAAAAGAGCAAAAACAGACCCTAATCCATTTCAGTTTGAAGTTCACAGTTCTTTGTATACCTATACAGTAGCAATAGACTTAGACAGAGTAGGAGTAGACCCAAACGACGGCTTAGAGTTAGATGGCACTGAAAAAGCAAGAAGAGTAAATATGGTTCTTGATGCTTTAAAAATCTTAGATAGAGAGATTAAAGGAAGAACAGAAAATTTAAGTCCATTGTTTGTAATTGGTGGACTTTATCCTGTTAAAAATCCGTTCTTCCTTGGAAGGATAAAAGTAAACTACGATAGAAATCAAAGAAAGTACAGCTTAAACACAAAAGAAATAGAATCTGTTCTTGGCTTAAAGCTAAATGGTAATTCTGTAAAAGATTATACTTCTTGCGGGCTTGTAGAGGGCTTTTGGGCAAATGAAGACCACATTATACAAAATCTAAACGGAAAAACTATTAGCGATTTCTTTGAAGAATTAAAATCTAAGGTAAATCAGCACTATAACGTGAGACGTGAGACGTGA
- the cas5b gene encoding type I-B CRISPR-associated protein Cas5b: MRVLRVKLYQEFACYRKPMTYGFWETYPLPPLSTVKGFFHNVVEAKEYIPARYGIQGKFKSVVLDMQSMYKFGRKDSENKGVYIEGFNKPLLKSPIYVSNLYAVELTIYIESKLEHLEKFRENLLNLEYPSLGRKEDLVRVDSVDMVELTERDLFEDSYYIKNGIYFSKEKAKELEVNGINYRMNFYYESKNGMRFFKKKDVVYVDNKNLEFGSILYDKEEDKVVDLIGD, from the coding sequence ATGAGGGTTTTAAGAGTAAAACTATATCAAGAGTTTGCATGCTATAGAAAGCCTATGACTTATGGATTTTGGGAGACCTACCCTCTCCCGCCGCTGTCAACCGTTAAAGGATTTTTTCATAATGTAGTAGAGGCAAAAGAGTATATACCGGCAAGATACGGCATTCAAGGAAAGTTTAAATCTGTTGTTCTTGACATGCAAAGCATGTATAAGTTTGGTAGAAAAGATTCAGAAAACAAAGGAGTTTATATAGAAGGTTTTAACAAGCCACTTTTAAAATCTCCAATATACGTATCTAATCTTTACGCAGTTGAGCTTACAATCTATATAGAGTCTAAATTAGAGCATTTAGAAAAGTTTAGAGAAAATCTTTTAAATCTTGAGTATCCATCACTCGGAAGAAAAGAAGACCTTGTAAGAGTTGACTCAGTAGATATGGTAGAGCTTACAGAAAGGGATTTGTTTGAAGACAGCTATTACATAAAAAATGGAATTTATTTTTCAAAAGAAAAAGCAAAAGAGCTTGAAGTAAATGGAATAAACTACAGAATGAATTTTTACTATGAAAGTAAAAACGGCATGAGATTTTTTAAGAAAAAGGACGTTGTGTATGTTGATAATAAAAATTTAGAATTTGGAAGCATTCTATATGATAAAGAAGAGGATAAAGTTGTTGATTTAATCGGAGATTAA
- the cas3 gene encoding CRISPR-associated helicase Cas3', with protein MNQYIAKLSGNIKQTLQEHTEKLLENFEILKKYIQLDEETEKAVYLACLFHDIGKASKEFQAKITKQKPQPKQEIPHNLLSAVIFYFLRRYFKDNPDLFRKIQYAVAYHHDRYDADVDKSKPILEDFVVRVENDLKDWILEKLKIYEITQLNIDKSKLIDGLRSALGFKKQILRNENLLKDKKTILIKGLLHRLDHAASADVEVEKGLIEDYQSVFIKGLSKKGINKLRDFQKKALDYKDKSVILTASTGMGKTEFALNWVAGDKAFYTLPVRVSVNSMYERISNIFGKDNVGILHANTMDFYLNQAENLEDNGIEVLINQVQSVRQLSMPITVSTADQIFLATLKYPGFEKIYATLTYSKVIVDEPQGYSPDTLAVIIKGLEEISNLSGKFCLMTATMHPFIKEYLKDKAEILEPVFNPEKKHKIKLVDKTVDEMVDFAIKEYQKGKKVLILTNTVRKAQEVYNALKDLNQPIQFNLLHSLYIQSKKREKEMQIQNTTEPVIWISTQIVEASLDIDYDLLITELSTADSLIQRMGRVYRKIGRTITPDNQPNIIICTKEPSGKGKVYDKEIVEDTLKELEKYDEKILTEDIKQEIVSNVFGIDKIRNTNFYKKFDKNMRLLELGFMADSKSEAQDIFRDIMNLSVIPKVIFDENQEEINALLEKIRQKDKIERIKALQELNDFTVSAQFYRVKNIIPLDKEIFLSDIPYNDELGFNLIDKDYREIGEIL; from the coding sequence ATGAATCAGTATATAGCCAAATTATCAGGAAATATCAAACAAACACTACAAGAACACACAGAAAAGCTTTTAGAGAATTTTGAGATTTTAAAAAAATACATTCAATTAGACGAAGAAACAGAAAAGGCCGTTTACTTAGCTTGCTTATTTCATGATATTGGGAAAGCATCAAAAGAATTCCAAGCAAAAATAACAAAACAAAAACCACAACCAAAGCAAGAAATACCGCACAATCTTCTATCTGCAGTAATTTTTTACTTTCTTAGAAGGTATTTCAAAGACAATCCAGACTTATTCAGAAAAATCCAGTATGCTGTAGCATACCACCATGACAGGTACGATGCAGATGTTGACAAATCAAAGCCGATTTTAGAAGATTTTGTCGTTAGAGTAGAAAACGACCTAAAAGATTGGATATTAGAAAAACTAAAAATCTACGAAATTACCCAGCTAAACATTGATAAATCAAAACTGATTGACGGATTACGTTCTGCATTAGGATTTAAAAAGCAGATTTTAAGAAATGAAAATCTTCTAAAAGATAAAAAAACAATCCTTATAAAAGGCTTACTTCACAGATTAGACCATGCAGCAAGTGCAGATGTAGAAGTAGAAAAAGGTTTAATAGAAGATTATCAAAGTGTATTTATCAAAGGACTTTCAAAAAAGGGCATTAATAAATTAAGAGATTTTCAGAAAAAAGCTTTAGATTATAAAGACAAGTCTGTTATTTTAACAGCATCGACAGGTATGGGAAAAACTGAGTTTGCTCTAAATTGGGTAGCAGGAGATAAGGCTTTCTACACTCTACCTGTTCGTGTCTCTGTAAACTCAATGTATGAAAGAATATCAAACATTTTTGGAAAAGATAACGTAGGAATTCTCCATGCCAATACAATGGATTTTTATCTTAATCAAGCTGAAAACTTAGAAGACAACGGAATAGAAGTTTTGATAAATCAAGTCCAATCAGTAAGACAGTTATCCATGCCAATCACAGTCTCAACGGCAGACCAAATATTCTTAGCAACATTAAAATATCCAGGCTTTGAAAAAATATACGCAACTCTAACCTACTCAAAAGTAATCGTAGATGAACCACAAGGCTACTCTCCCGACACTTTGGCAGTAATCATTAAAGGACTTGAAGAAATATCCAATCTTAGCGGAAAATTTTGCTTAATGACAGCAACGATGCATCCGTTCATAAAAGAGTATCTAAAAGATAAAGCAGAAATATTAGAGCCGGTATTTAATCCAGAGAAAAAACATAAAATCAAGCTTGTAGACAAAACAGTTGACGAGATGGTGGATTTTGCCATAAAAGAATACCAAAAAGGCAAGAAAGTATTAATACTTACAAATACTGTAAGAAAAGCACAGGAAGTTTACAATGCTTTAAAAGATTTAAATCAGCCGATACAATTTAATCTTTTACACTCATTATACATTCAAAGCAAAAAAAGAGAAAAAGAAATGCAGATACAAAACACAACCGAGCCGGTAATTTGGATTTCTACTCAAATAGTAGAAGCATCCTTAGACATTGATTATGATTTACTGATTACCGAACTTTCTACAGCCGACAGCCTTATACAGAGAATGGGAAGAGTTTACAGAAAAATAGGAAGAACTATCACTCCAGACAACCAACCAAACATAATCATCTGCACAAAAGAGCCATCAGGTAAAGGTAAAGTTTATGACAAAGAGATTGTAGAGGATACTCTCAAAGAACTTGAAAAATACGATGAAAAAATCCTTACAGAAGATATAAAACAAGAGATTGTCAGCAATGTTTTTGGCATAGATAAAATTAGAAACACAAACTTTTATAAAAAATTTGATAAAAATATGAGACTTTTAGAACTTGGCTTTATGGCAGACAGCAAGTCAGAAGCACAAGATATATTTAGAGATATTATGAATTTATCGGTCATTCCAAAAGTGATTTTTGATGAAAATCAAGAAGAAATAAACGCTCTTTTAGAAAAAATTAGACAAAAAGATAAAATAGAAAGAATAAAAGCTTTGCAAGAGTTAAACGATTTTACAGTATCAGCACAGTTTTATAGAGTAAAAAATATAATTCCACTTGACAAAGAAATTTTCTTATCAGACATTCCATACAATGATGAGCTTGGCTTTAATTTGATAGATAAAGACTACAGAGAGATTGGAGAAATTCTATAA
- the cas4 gene encoding CRISPR-associated protein Cas4 produces the protein MDLETLKEIRITGLKVNYYYICKRKLWLFSKNLSFEKNNDKIILGQILHENYYKSEKERDILIQDLISIDIVDDDYIREVKSSDKMEKADMMQVVYYLYVLKQLGIEKVGLINYPKQKKKKEVYLTKQLEQELLEALKGIEKIVNQSKPPKLEKLPYCKKCSYFEFCFA, from the coding sequence TTGGATTTAGAGACTCTAAAAGAGATAAGAATCACAGGCTTAAAAGTAAATTACTACTACATCTGCAAAAGAAAGTTATGGCTTTTTTCTAAAAATCTTAGCTTTGAGAAAAACAATGATAAAATCATTCTCGGTCAAATACTTCATGAAAATTATTATAAATCAGAAAAAGAGAGGGATATTTTAATCCAGGATTTAATCTCCATTGATATAGTTGATGATGATTACATAAGAGAGGTTAAATCTTCTGATAAAATGGAAAAAGCAGATATGATGCAGGTTGTATACTATCTGTACGTTTTAAAACAGCTTGGAATTGAAAAAGTTGGACTTATAAACTATCCAAAGCAGAAAAAGAAAAAAGAAGTTTATCTAACAAAACAGTTGGAGCAGGAGCTTTTAGAAGCTTTAAAAGGTATAGAAAAAATCGTCAATCAATCTAAGCCACCAAAATTAGAAAAACTTCCTTACTGTAAAAAATGTTCGTACTTTGAATTTTGCTTTGCATGA
- the cas1b gene encoding type I-B CRISPR-associated endonuclease Cas1b yields the protein MSRRYYINNSGRLKRKENTIFFEINENERKIIPINDIDSIYIFGEVDLNTKVLNYLAQNDIPVHIFNYYGYYSGSFLPRKKNVSGILLVSQVSHYTDYNKRLYLAKSFIEGGVYHILRNLKNNQADEEIEKINKLLKNLSDANSIEEVMAVEGNIRNIYYQSFNNIIKNQDFKIDKREYNPPTNPINALISFGNSVLYSVILSEIYKTHLEPTISYLHEPSERRFSLSLDISEIFKPLIVDTVIFNLLEYGTINLSHFNQDLNLSYLNDEGRKIFLRYLEDKLETTIKHRTLQRNVSYRTLIRLECYKLIKHLLGEEEYKPLKAWW from the coding sequence ATGTCAAGAAGGTATTATATAAACAACAGCGGAAGGCTAAAAAGAAAAGAAAATACAATATTTTTTGAAATCAACGAAAATGAAAGAAAGATAATTCCAATAAACGATATAGACAGTATTTATATCTTTGGAGAGGTAGATTTAAACACAAAAGTTTTAAACTATTTGGCACAGAATGATATTCCTGTTCACATATTTAACTATTACGGCTACTATTCAGGGTCATTTTTGCCAAGAAAGAAAAATGTCTCAGGAATTTTGCTTGTAAGTCAAGTAAGCCACTATACAGATTACAATAAGCGCCTTTATTTAGCAAAAAGTTTTATAGAAGGAGGAGTTTATCATATTCTTAGAAATCTAAAAAACAATCAAGCAGATGAAGAGATAGAAAAAATCAACAAGCTTTTAAAGAATTTATCTGATGCAAACTCAATAGAAGAAGTCATGGCAGTTGAAGGAAATATTAGAAATATTTATTACCAATCATTTAATAATATCATTAAAAATCAAGACTTTAAGATAGATAAAAGAGAGTATAACCCACCAACCAATCCTATCAACGCTTTGATTTCTTTTGGCAACTCTGTATTGTACAGTGTTATATTATCAGAGATTTATAAAACACACTTAGAGCCAACCATTAGCTACCTACACGAACCATCAGAAAGAAGATTCTCTTTAAGCTTAGATATATCAGAAATCTTTAAACCGTTAATAGTGGATACGGTTATTTTTAATCTTTTAGAATATGGAACGATAAATCTTTCTCATTTTAATCAAGATTTGAATTTAAGCTATTTAAATGATGAAGGAAGAAAGATTTTTTTAAGATATTTAGAGGATAAGTTAGAAACAACGATTAAGCATAGGACATTGCAGAGAAATGTAAGTTATAGAACATTAATAAGGCTTGAATGCTATAAGTTGATTAAGCATTTGCTTGGTGAAGAAGAATATAAGCCATTAAAGGCATGGTGGTAA